ACTTTCAGTGATTTAACGTGCCCAAGCTTCCATTGCCTCCATATTTCCACATGTGTACCTTTCAGAAATCCACCTTTTGAGGAATGCTGTCCATGTCGTAATACTGGTGTGCGACTGCGTCTTCTGTCACTTTCACAACTCGTAGCCCGGACTTGTCCTTTCCCAGCTGGCAGCCAATGGCAGAAGTGATGACATGTTCCATGTTGTCGTAGAACGCTCCGGCGTTGCGATGATAGTGCCCACAGAAGATGGTTCTAACACCTGAAAACCATTAGTATTGAAATACAAGCTCTATAATGCATATGGCAAAGAACACTTTTCAGATTatccatctgtcagtcaaaaactagctcaggtatgcaaattcttttgagtgctttacaaaatCAGTAAGTTATAtgacttaaaaccttgtaacTTGACtcacatgtttgtatatatatatatcatgtttaAACGTTATGTAAACGTTTTTGACTACTCCTATAAAAAATTACATGTTTACAGTCAGAAATTAAACAATAAACACCTAATAACAAATACTCTCTATCTGGCCTTTATTTGGTTACGTTATAAACACATTCAATGATGTACAATATGTAGTTAACACTTACCCGCTTCCTTAAACTTTGCCAACATGGTCTTCCGAACATCCCGATCAATGTTGAAGTATTCGTTGTCCTCGTCAACAGACTTCAGGAACCAGGGAATGTGCTGGAATATCACGAGATGCTTGCAGTTGGAACTCTTCGCCTCTTCCAACTCCGCATCCAACCAATCGTCATGCTCCTGTTTGAGTTCACCCACCACCGAGGGGTCCGAGTAGTTGGAGGGGTAGTAGGAGGAGTTGATGACCAGAAACTTGACCCCGCCCACCCAGAAGCTGAAGTAGTCGTCGCCCCAACTGTCGCGGTACTTCAAGATGGACTCCCGCGTAGGGCTGTTCCCGACGTCGTGGTTCCCGCACACACAGACCAGGGGGACGTCTGATCTCAGGTCCGTGAAGGTCGCCTTGAGATCCCGTTCTTGTTCCTCGCGATATTTTCCACCTGTGGAATTGTTGTAGGAATATGTGGATTTAAGCAGTTCCACTGAGAGAACACCTAATATGGTTGGTCATGAAAAGATTAATCAAGAAAAATGTATCCTGTATGTAGAGTCTTGATATAAAGTTAGTTTTAAAACAATAATAGCATATCTGAAAGTTTTTACAGCCAAGAAGccaatcaaatcaaaacattatgcATAGCAGTTTACATGTTAGTCCACAACTTTCTTTACCAACACTTTTTGCAATTCTAAATATATTTTTCATCTAACAGGTCTTTTCAGATGAAATTTGGTGCAATAGTCTAGGAACTGTCCTAAATAATCTGTATATTGTGCATGGTGTAAATCATGCACGTGCAAAGGTCATGTAAAATTAACTCCTTAACAGAAAATTCCTGAACACCACCACTCTCCTCTCTTTCATCATTATACAAAACGCAATTGACACTAGTGCAATACGATGCCAAACTCATAATTTTGCGTCTAAAGTTAGGTGACCCTCCGTTATGTCCTTTCCTTACCTGGCCAGGCGTGTACCAGATCCCCACACACGATGAAGAACTTGGGGCGTGGCTCCATGGTGTTGGCCGCCTGGATGGCCTTCTTGGTGAGTGCCATCTCCTCCTCCCACTCGTTcccatcccccctcccctcccagtCATTGATCATGCCATACTGAGTGTCAGCTGCCTGGATGAACACAAACGGGCCCTGCCACTCTCCCTCCACATCTGTGGGGAAACAccacaaaaaatatacatgatctgtatctgtatctgacagtgtatagccggtataaagtTTTTGCCATATCATAAGCATATTCTTATGTGGCATTATGACTTTGGACAAGGTTTAATTTCATATTCTGATAAATAAGTGGACAACTGTTGCTATTGgtaaacaataaatacatatCATGTAAACACACTAAAATAGACAGTCTATATTTGGTTGATTAACATTAATGTTCTATCATGGGAATATATATCATGTACTGTATCTATAAATTATTGTGAAATTAAGTCCTCCTTGCATATCAAGTCTAATACGTGGGTTTGATAAATAACAGACATTTACAGCACACAACAATAACATTGAAATATCAGATAAAATTACTGAATTAGATGCTAGTTTTATATACTTTTTTATACGTCAGAATGTTAAGAAATGAATCCCTCTCTTTTATTCATCACAAACAGCTATCGTGACGTTCGAAAAGATAGCATTTGACATCATAATATTTCTACCCTATCCGACATCACAACTAATTTCTTTGTCCACCTATCtcttacatgcacatgtatcgTCCCTTATgatataaccaaggaggttaaaaatcatccttgatataacgttatgttatgatataacgtaacatttgaaacatttgatTTTAAACACCAATTTTAACGATCGACGTTACGTTAGCCACTGAAAGATACTAGAGTTACGCACTCAACAATTGGTGGGAGGTCTTCCAAAATATAGCACATACGGTGTCGTTTTAGATCATTTCCATTCGCGACCCGCCCCTCCCCATGTATCAGACATCACGAGGTATTATTACCGATTCAGAGCAGTGTGATACTAAAAGGAGATACGAAACGGTGAACCATATcttcacaacaattgtacaagtatAACCGCAGACGTACCTTTGGTTAAACCTTCAAACTGGTGGTTTTTAGCCCTCTTCACGAATTCGGGATCTCCGGAAGACGCCATATTTGTGATGAAGACGTTGCGCCTCCCCAGCGGACCAATCAAAGTGTCCTGGGACAATATTTACCTGTCCCTGAAACTGGTTCATGAATGGAACCTCATTAACGTTACTTCGCTAAACGTTCAATGGTGTCCATGAAAGGGGTAACTTACACCCTTTAACGGTTTCCAGCATTCTTTTGCtaataacatttctgtttttctatATAGAAAGTAAAAAGTGTGTGGTTTCTTCAGGGATGCTTTATACCCTACAAAACCACCTTGGTTTGAGCAACAGCCCAAACCAAGTAGGCGTTCGTCTCTGAATGGTTTGTAATGTCTTTTTAGGCCTTTTCATTGTTTTCTATTTCGTAAGGGTTCCTTTTCGCTTGGCGAaccactgcttggagattgagtGCTTGGAGAGGTCAGGAGTGGCTATAAAAACCCAGATTATGATTGGACACTTGCCCACACGGTTTCATTTTACATGTTGCTTGCTACACCTACCTACGCCTGCTGATCTGGCGCTGATCCCAATACACGACGTTACCCACTAATACACATATCCCCTGTACTGAGCTCCATCCACAGAAGTGAGAAGATCATAGAACACTGGTCGCTatcacatctgtccttggtgctgattgccaTCCACAGAACATAGCTAATATACGGTCAATGTAGACACTTATTTGAAATGTTAAttaatggatgaatgaatgaatgaatgatagaacttaattgtacatttacGATCTGACAATCTAAGTACGCGTAGTACAATCGGTACCGATATGGTGTCCAGCGTAGCATATCATTAAAAGTACATTTCCGAAATCATCTTGCGACATTTTAATGGTTGTAATACAGAACGCAAAAGCCTCACTCTGAATGCATTTCTTACTCGTCTAATATTATCTTAACATGTATGTGTTCAAATCCGTGAGTAAGTTATCAAAACCTAACCATTTTCTGGCAACTGGCGATTGGGTGCCGGGAGTTTGAGCTCAAGTTAGGGCCCCTGCCCCCATTGGGCATCAAATCATTTAAATCTTAGATTGGTCGACAAAAGAGTGTTTTCTTGCATGATTACTTAATCAAGGAATCTTTGGCATtaagaaaataattttgaaaCTAATCAGACAGATAATGTTTACGTTTACCTGCTCGCTAACAATAGTATAAAAGTGAAATCTGTAATGACGTTTTTATTGTTTACACAGTACTGTACACTGATTGTAACGTAGCAACAAATCGTTTGCTTTACAGTTCGTAAAAGTCTTTCATCAACAAAACAGTCCTCGACGTGGTCGTTCCGTGCCTGTCGAAGTTCGTACggaaatgaaaatgtaaaaaatagcTAATTGATTTGTTTTGGTCTGACTATATAAACTGCGTGAGTTGGACGCCTCGTCAGAACAATGAAGTGCGGGGTGAAACACGGAGTCCACCTGCTGGTGGTCCTGTTACACCTGGCGTCAGCGCAAGGCATCCAATATGTCTATGTCATCGGGGGATCTTACTACCGTGACCATACACTGCCTCTATCTAGAAGCCCGTACATAGCCAGCCATGAGATCATTGTGGGGGAAGAGGCCACGCTAACTATAGAGGCTGGTGTTGAAATCCTGTTCGACGAGGGGGTCGGCATGACCGTCGTCGGACAACTTCATGCGGTCGGTACGGCCGACAAACGCATCGTTTTCGATCGGAATGAAAATCCTCCAAACGACACCATCCGGAACATCACTCGGGACCCGAATGTGCGGCTGGTGGGGCCGACAGTGAACGAGGGGCGTCTGGAGATCCGCCATGACGGACAGTGGGGAACTGTTTGTCGTGATACAAGCTGGAGGTGGTCCGAAGCGCAGGTAACATTGACTTCGACTAAAATCAGTCTGTA
This genomic stretch from Branchiostoma floridae strain S238N-H82 chromosome 13, Bfl_VNyyK, whole genome shotgun sequence harbors:
- the LOC118429777 gene encoding serine/threonine-protein phosphatase CPPED1-like; protein product: MASSGDPEFVKRAKNHQFEGLTKDVEGEWQGPFVFIQAADTQYGMINDWEGRGDGNEWEEEMALTKKAIQAANTMEPRPKFFIVCGDLVHAWPGGKYREEQERDLKATFTDLRSDVPLVCVCGNHDVGNSPTRESILKYRDSWGDDYFSFWVGGVKFLVINSSYYPSNYSDPSVVGELKQEHDDWLDAELEEAKSSNCKHLVIFQHIPWFLKSVDEDNEYFNIDRDVRKTMLAKFKEAGVRTIFCGHYHRNAGAFYDNMEHVITSAIGCQLGKDKSGLRVVKVTEDAVAHQYYDMDSIPQKVDF